One stretch of Lodderomyces beijingensis strain CBS 14171 genome assembly, chromosome: 3 DNA includes these proteins:
- a CDS encoding beta-tubulin: MREIGAAFWDTICGEHGLDNNGNYIGDNELQKSKLDVYFNEASSGKYVPRAVLVDLEPGTIDNVKTSGIGNLFRPDNYIFGQSSAGNVWAKGHYTEGAELVDSVLDVVRREAEGCDSLQGFQITHSLGGGTGSGMGTLLISKIREEFPDRMMATFSVVPSPKVSDTVIEPYNATLSVHQLVENSDETFCIDNEALYNICQKTLKLPQPSYDQLNKLVSSVMSGVTTSLRYPGQLNSDLRKLAVNLVPFPRLHFFMVGYAPLTSMGSKSFRSVTVPELTQQMFDSKNMMAASDPKNGRYLTVAAFFRGKVSVKEVEDEMHKIQTRNSSYFVEWIPNNVQTAVCSVPPRDLDMSATFIGNSTSIQELFKRVGDQFSAMFRRKAFLHWYTSEGMDEMEFTEAESNMNDLVSEYQQYQEASIDEEELDYPDEIPMEEAALE, translated from the exons ATGAGAGAAATA GGCGCTGCATTTTGGGACACCATTTGCGGTGAGCATGGTTTAGACAACAACGGGAACTACATTGGAGACAacgagttgcaaaaatccAAGTTGGACGTTTACTTCAATGAGGCAAGCTCAGGAAAATACGTCCCGAGGGCGGTCTTGGTCGATTTGGAGCCAGGCACCATAGACAACGTCAAGACTTCGGGAATTGGTAATTTATTCAGACCCGATAACTACATTTTCGGACAAAGCTCGGCTGGCAACGTGTGGGCCAAAGGCCACTACACTGAAGGTGCCGAATTGGTAGACTCCGTTTTGGATGTCGTTAGAAGAGAAGCAGAAGGCTGCGATTCTTTACAAGGCTTCCAAATCACCCATTCTTTGGGTGGAGGTACCGGCTCTGGTATGGGTACATTATTAATTTCCAAGATTAGAGAGGAGTTCCCCGACAGAATGATGGCTACTTTCTCAGTGGTTCCATCGCCAAAGGTTTCAGACACAGTGATCGAGCCATATAATGCAACATTGTCGGTTCACCAATTGGTGGAGAACTCGGACGAAACTTTCTGCATTGATAACGAAGCTTTATACAACATTTGCCAGAAAACGTTGAAATTACCTCAACCTTCTTACGaccagttgaacaagttggtgtcTTCAGTCATGTCTGGTGTCACCACCTCTTTGCGTTACCCCGGTCAATTGAACTCCGATTTGAGAAAATTGGCTGTGAATTTGGTTCCATTCCCAAGATTGCACTTTTTCATGGTGGGTTACGCTCCATTGACCTCGATGGGATCGAAGTCGTTTAGGTCAGTCACTGTTCCTGAATTGACACAACAAATGTTTGACTCCAAGAACATGATGGCTGCTTCCGACCCTAAAAACGGTCGTTACTTGACGGTTGCCGCCTTCTTTAGAGGTAAAGTGTCTGTTAAAGAGGTGGAAGACGAGATGCACAAGATCCAAACGAGAAACTCTTCATACTTTGTTGAGTGGATTCCAAACAACGTCCAGACTGCTGTATGTTCGGTTCCACCTAGAGACTTGGATATGTCTGCCACTTTTATTGGTAACTCGACATCGATCCAAGAGTTATTCAAGAGAGTCGGTGACCAATTCAGCGCCATGTTTAGAAGAAAGGCGTTTTTGCACTGGTACACTTCCGAAGGTATGGACGAAATGGAATTCACCGAGGCCGAGTCAAACATGAATGACTTGGTCAGTGAATACCAGCAGTACCAAGAGGCCAGcatcgatgaagaagaattgGATTACCCTGACGAAATTCCAATGGAAGAGGCTGCTTTGGAATAG